In the Sandaracinus amylolyticus genome, GTGGTCGCCCCGCGACGATCTGAAGCGCGCAATGGCGAACATCGCCGAGCAGATCGGGCTCGGCCGCAGCACCCAGACGTTCGATCGCTGGTCCGAGCTCGCGCTGCGCCCCGATCTCGCGCTGCCCGACTTCCTGCGCATGGCGCTCACGACCGCGCGTCTCTGCGAGGCCTCGCCCGAAGACGGCCGCGATGCCGCGTCGTACCGGATGGTGCAGGACGCGATCTGGTCGCGCCTCGTCGCGATCGATCCGACGGCGCGCAACGCGCGCCCGAGCTGAGCTCCAGACGCGACGAAGCCCGCGTGCTCTCTCGAGCATCGCGGGCTTCTTCGTGGATCCGGAGTCCGAAGATCAGCGCTTGCTGAACTGGAACTTCTTGCGCGCGCCCGGCTGACCGGGCTTCTTGCGCTCCTTCTCACGCGCGTCGCGGGTGAGGAGGCCGGCCTTCTTGAGCGACGGGCGGAGCTCCGCGTCGACGTTCAGGAGCGCGCGCGAGATGCCGTGGCGGACCGCTTCCGCCTGGGCCGCGACGCCGCCGCCGCAGACAGTCGCGGTGACGTCGTAGTCGCTCATCTTCTCGATGACCTCGAACGCCTGGCGGGCGATCATCTGCGAGGTCTCGCGCGGGAAGTACTCGGCGAGCGTGCGCCCGTTCACCGTGATGTCGCCGCTGCCCGGCTTGAGGAACACACGAGCGATGGCGCGCTTGCGCTTGCCAGTGCCGTACTGCCGACCGTGGATGACCGCCTGGGGCATGTCTCTGTCTCGTCCTCTAGAGCTTCAGCGGGAAATCAGAACTTGAGCACTTCCGGCTTCTGCGCCGCGTGCGGATGCGTCGGGCCCGCGTAGACCTTCAGCTTCGTGTGCATCTTGCGGCCGAGCGGCGTCTTCGGGAGCATGCCCTTGACCGCCTTCTCGAGCGCGAACTCCGGCTTGCGATCGAGCAGCTTGCGGTACGGCTCGGCGCGGAAGCCACCCGGGATGCCCGAGTGCTTGTAGTAGAACTTGTCGTCGAGCTTCGCGCCGGTGAGCTTCACCTTCTCGGCGTTGATCACCACGACGAAGTCGCCCGTGTCGACGTGGGGCGTGTACAGCGGCGTGTGCTTGCCGCGAAGGACCGCCGCGATGCGCGAGGCGACTCGGCCGAGGGGCTGTCCTTCGGCGTCGACGACGAACCAGCGGCGATTGACTTCCGCCGGATTGGCGCTGTGCGTCTGCTGGGCACGGAGAAGGCGCATGATCGAGAACCTGCGAAAAAAAGCGCCCCGAGCCGGGGCGCGAAGGGGCGCGTGATGTAGATGGAGCGGCTCGCCGTGTCAAGCGAAGCCGCCCGTGCAGCCCAGCCACTCGGGCCGGAGCCGCTGCCCGGCTGCGCGCGCTGCGCGACCGAGGCCTCCCTTCTAGCGCGATTCCCGCCTCATGCGCCAGGTCGTCTGCGTCGCCCCACCGAGATCGCTCACCGTCGCCCGCAAGATCTCGGGGCCCTCGAGCTGGTACGTGATGCGCTGCGGGAAATCGTGCTGCGGATTCTCGAACACCGCGCGATCGGCCTCGAGCTCCACCGCGGCGAACGAGGTCTCTCCGTCCGCGCCGACCGGCAGCGCCACGTAGAAGATCGCATCACCCCGCTGCTCGATCCGCAGGCTCTCCCAGCTGCGCGTCCGGCCGTCGGGCGCCTCGGTGTGGGACGAGCCGGGCATCACGCTCCCGCGGGGCACCGTCCACGTCTCCTCGGTGCGCGCGCCGTCGTCGTGGTCCGCGACCCAGGTCCCGGCGAGGAACCCGTAGCCCGCGAGTGGGCCGATGCCGCCCGTCGTCGCGGTCGTGGTCCGCGCCTCCGGGCACGATCCACCACACGCCCCGATCGCGAGCGCGAACGCCGCGCCGAGCACCTTCGTCTTCGTCGTCGTGGTCGCCATCACACCTCCGGGCGCGCAGGGCTGTAGGCGGCGGACTGCGTGCTAACGTCGGACGCTGGACCATGAGCCAGCTGCCTCCGTCCGCCGCCGTCGGCCCGTCGAACGTGCCCCCGCGCGGTCCCGTCGAGGAGCCCGCCGGGAGCCCTCCGGCGCGCACCAGCGAGGATAGGTACCGACCCGTCGTCTACCAGCCGAGCGGCGCGTGGCGCTCGCTGTACGAGCGGTTCTTCGCGCACATCAAGCTCGACGAGCGATGGGAGCGAACCGTCCGCGAGCAAGCGGAGCGCGGCCTCGTCGTGTACGTGGCGCGCTCGCTCTCGTTCCTCGACTTCCTCGCGCTCGACTTCCTCACGAAGAAGCACGCCCTGCCGCTGGTGCGCTTCACCAACGACGTGGGGATGTTCGTCGCGGAGCCCTTCGGTCGGGGCTCGCGACGCATGCGCCTCCAGAAGCAGATCCCCGACGATCAGGCGCTGCTCGACACGCTCGAGGGCGAGCACAGCGCCCTGCTCTTCCTGCGTCGCCCGCCGCGCCTCCAGGGCAACGGCCGCAAGGGCGACGACATGGAGGTCGATCTGATCCGCACGCTCGTCGAGCTGCAGCGCAAGACGAGCAAGCCGATCGTGCTCGTGCCGCAGACGTTCGTGTGGACGAAGCGCCCCGCGAGCCCGCAGCGACGCTCGGCGATCGATCTGATCTTCGGGCCCGCGGAGTGGCCCGGGCGCATCCGCGTGTTCCTGCAGTTCCTCGCGAACTACAAGAACTCGCTGCTGCGCAGCGGCGAGCCGTTCGACGTCCGCGCGTTCCTCGAAGAGCACCAGGACATGACCGATGCGCAGGCGGCGGATGCGATCCGCTACGCGCTGCTGCGCCGCATGGAGCGCGAGCGTGCGCTGGTGCTCGGGCCCGCGAAGAAGACGTCGACGCGCATCGTCGACGAGCTCATGCGCAGCCCGCGCCTGCGCAAGCACGTCGAGCACGCCGCGAAGGAGAGCAAGCGCGAGATCGCCGACGTCGAAGCCGAAGCGCGGCGCGATCTCGACAAGCTCTGCGCGGCGCCGGACACCAACGTCGTCCACTTCTTCCATCGCTTCCTCGACACCGTCGTGTGGAACCGGATCTACGACGGGATGGTCGTCGATCGCGAAGGCCTCGAGCGGGTGCGCGAGGCCGCGCGCAAGGGGCCGCTCGTGCTGCTCCCCTCGCACAAGAGCCACGTCGACTACCTCGTGGTGAGCGATCTGCTCTATCGCGAAGGGCTCGCGCCGCCGCTGATCGCCGCGGGCGACAACCTCTCGTTCTTCCCGCTCGGGCCCTTCCTGCGGCGCTCGGGCGCGTTCTTCATCAAGCGCAGCTTCAAGGGCAAGAAGCTCTATCCGCAGCTCGTCGACGCGTACGTCCGCAAGATCCTGGTCGAGGGCTGGAACCTCGAGCTCTTCGTCGAGGGCGGTCGATCGCGCACCGGAAAGCTGCTCTCGCCGAAGCTCGGGATCCTCTCGATGATCGTCGATGCGGCGCTGCAGCTCCGCGATCGCGAGATCACGTTCGTACCGATCTCGATCGGCTACGAGCGCATCATCGAGGAGAAGTCGTACGTGCACGAGCAGTCGGGCGGCGAGAAGCAGCCCGAGAGCATCGGCGGTCTGCTCGCGACGAGCCGCGTGCTGCGCAGCAAGTACGGGCGGCTCTATCTCCAGTTCGGCGAGACGATGTCGTTCCGCGGGCTCGTCGACGAAGCGGTCGCGCTCGCGGGCAAGAACGATCGTGCGCGCGGTGCGCCGTCGATGCCGAATGGCGAGAGCGGGCTCTCTCCTTCGCAGCGTCGTGCTCTCGTGCAGCGCATCGCGCACCGCGTGACCTACGAGATCAACCGCGCGACGGTGGTCACGCCCGCCGCGCTCTGCGCGACCGCGCTGATGGCGCATCGCCGCCGCGGCATCACCCACGATCAGCTGGTGCGTCAGGCGCGCACGATGCTGGCCGCGCTCGAGCGGCTGGGCGCGCGCATCGCGAAGCCGGTGATCGACGACGAGGGTCGCTTCCGCCCCGAGACGCTGAGCGAGTCACTGCGGCTCTTCGAGGACGCGAAGCTCGTCGTGACGGTCGACGACGGCAAGGGCGATCCCAAGCGCGGTGAGCCGCCGGACGAGCCGATCTACCAGATCCCCGAGGAGCGCCGGATCGCGCTCGAGTACCACAAGAACACGGTCCTCCACTTCTTCGTGCCGAGCGCGCTGATCTCGAGCGCGCTGCTCGCGATGAACGGCGAGGCCGAGCTCGAGACGCTGCGCGACCGCGTCCGCCGTCTCTCGCGGCTCTTCAAGCTCGAGTTCATGTACCGCGCGGACGCGGAGTTCGACGAGATCTTCGACGACGCGCTGGGCTCGATGCGCGCGGCGGGCGAGGTCGAGATCGCGGGCTCGATGGTGCGTCGCGGAGGCGGTGCGAGCAGCGCGTCGATCGAGCGCTACGCGGAGATGCTGCGCTCGTACTTCGAGAGCTATCGCCTCGCGCTGCTCAGCGTGCGCGCGCTGCGCAACGGGGAGATCGCGTCGTTCGGCAAGAAGGAGTGGCTGAAGAACGCGCTCGCGCTCGGGCAGCGTCGCTACCTCTCCGGACAGATCACGCTGCGCGAGAGCGTGGCGCGACCGAAGCTCGAGAACGCGCTCGCCGCGCTGCACGATCACCAGGTCGTCCGCGTCGAGGGCGATCACATCAAGCCGGGCGCGCTGATCGACGACGGCACGACCTACGTCGAGCTCGATCGCGTGCTGATCGAGCACCTCGTGATCGATTGACCGGTATCTCGAGGGCCCGATCGTCCGTCTCTCTCGCATGACGACGACGAACGACGATCCGGTCCTCGATCTCTCCGGTGCCGTGAAGGGCTCGTGGCATCGATTCCTCGATCTCTACGAGCCGCTGCGGCCCGAGCTCTATCGATATTGTCGCCACCTCACGCGCTCGCCGTGGGACGCGGACGACCTCGCGCAGGACACGCTCGCGCGCGCGTTCGTCACGCTCGGGACGATCGAAGGCGGCGCCCCCACGAGCCCGCGCGCGTGGTTGTTCCGCATCGCGTCGAACCTCTGGATCGATCGCGTGCGCAGACAGCGCGAGCTCGCGAGCGAGGCCGACGCGGCGAGCACGACCCACGATCCGCGCGCGCAGCGCGAGGCCGCGGGCACGTTGCTCTCGCAGCTGTCCCCGCAGGAGCGCGCGGCGGTCGTGCTGAAGGACGTGTTCGACCTGACGCTCGAGGAGATCGCGGAGGCGCTCTCGACGACGGTCGGCGCGGTCAAGGCGGCGCTGCACGGCGGACGCAGCAGGCTCGCCGATCCCACGCTGCACGAGCGCGCGCGCCCGCTGCCGCCGCGCGAGGTGATCGACGCGTTCGTCGACGCGTTCAACGCGCACGATCTCGATCGCGTCGCCGCGTTGCTCATGGAGCGCAGCACGGTCGAGGTGGACCACGTCTGCACGCAGTACGGGCGCGCGGCCGCACGCGAAGGTGTGCTCACCGGGATGATGTTCGGCAGCCGCCGTCTCGCGGCGGCCGACGTCGAGGGCGGGATCGATCCGCGCTTCATCCAGGGCGCGCGCCCCACCCCGCCGCGCGTCGAGGCGCGAGCGCATCGCGGCGAGTGGCTGCTCGTGCACTGGTACGATCACGACGACGGCGAGGCAGTGCGCGCGTTCACGCGGCTCGAGCTCGACGGC is a window encoding:
- the rpsI gene encoding 30S ribosomal protein S9: MPQAVIHGRQYGTGKRKRAIARVFLKPGSGDITVNGRTLAEYFPRETSQMIARQAFEVIEKMSDYDVTATVCGGGVAAQAEAVRHGISRALLNVDAELRPSLKKAGLLTRDAREKERKKPGQPGARKKFQFSKR
- the rplM gene encoding 50S ribosomal protein L13, with product MRLLRAQQTHSANPAEVNRRWFVVDAEGQPLGRVASRIAAVLRGKHTPLYTPHVDTGDFVVVINAEKVKLTGAKLDDKFYYKHSGIPGGFRAEPYRKLLDRKPEFALEKAVKGMLPKTPLGRKMHTKLKVYAGPTHPHAAQKPEVLKF
- a CDS encoding DUF6265 family protein; amino-acid sequence: MATTTTKTKVLGAAFALAIGACGGSCPEARTTTATTGGIGPLAGYGFLAGTWVADHDDGARTEETWTVPRGSVMPGSSHTEAPDGRTRSWESLRIEQRGDAIFYVALPVGADGETSFAAVELEADRAVFENPQHDFPQRITYQLEGPEILRATVSDLGGATQTTWRMRRESR
- a CDS encoding 1-acyl-sn-glycerol-3-phosphate acyltransferase; the protein is MSQLPPSAAVGPSNVPPRGPVEEPAGSPPARTSEDRYRPVVYQPSGAWRSLYERFFAHIKLDERWERTVREQAERGLVVYVARSLSFLDFLALDFLTKKHALPLVRFTNDVGMFVAEPFGRGSRRMRLQKQIPDDQALLDTLEGEHSALLFLRRPPRLQGNGRKGDDMEVDLIRTLVELQRKTSKPIVLVPQTFVWTKRPASPQRRSAIDLIFGPAEWPGRIRVFLQFLANYKNSLLRSGEPFDVRAFLEEHQDMTDAQAADAIRYALLRRMERERALVLGPAKKTSTRIVDELMRSPRLRKHVEHAAKESKREIADVEAEARRDLDKLCAAPDTNVVHFFHRFLDTVVWNRIYDGMVVDREGLERVREAARKGPLVLLPSHKSHVDYLVVSDLLYREGLAPPLIAAGDNLSFFPLGPFLRRSGAFFIKRSFKGKKLYPQLVDAYVRKILVEGWNLELFVEGGRSRTGKLLSPKLGILSMIVDAALQLRDREITFVPISIGYERIIEEKSYVHEQSGGEKQPESIGGLLATSRVLRSKYGRLYLQFGETMSFRGLVDEAVALAGKNDRARGAPSMPNGESGLSPSQRRALVQRIAHRVTYEINRATVVTPAALCATALMAHRRRGITHDQLVRQARTMLAALERLGARIAKPVIDDEGRFRPETLSESLRLFEDAKLVVTVDDGKGDPKRGEPPDEPIYQIPEERRIALEYHKNTVLHFFVPSALISSALLAMNGEAELETLRDRVRRLSRLFKLEFMYRADAEFDEIFDDALGSMRAAGEVEIAGSMVRRGGGASSASIERYAEMLRSYFESYRLALLSVRALRNGEIASFGKKEWLKNALALGQRRYLSGQITLRESVARPKLENALAALHDHQVVRVEGDHIKPGALIDDGTTYVELDRVLIEHLVID
- a CDS encoding RNA polymerase sigma factor — encoded protein: MTTTNDDPVLDLSGAVKGSWHRFLDLYEPLRPELYRYCRHLTRSPWDADDLAQDTLARAFVTLGTIEGGAPTSPRAWLFRIASNLWIDRVRRQRELASEADAASTTHDPRAQREAAGTLLSQLSPQERAAVVLKDVFDLTLEEIAEALSTTVGAVKAALHGGRSRLADPTLHERARPLPPREVIDAFVDAFNAHDLDRVAALLMERSTVEVDHVCTQYGRAAAREGVLTGMMFGSRRLAAADVEGGIDPRFIQGARPTPPRVEARAHRGEWLLVHWYDHDDGEAVRAFTRLELDGDRIARVRNYFYTPEVLEEIARELDVPFRLNGHRYW